DNA from Pecten maximus chromosome 18, xPecMax1.1, whole genome shotgun sequence:
CTTGTAATgaacaaaatcggttagggtgaaagataatgtcattgtcatggctgccattcacaaTTGTGGcttcgctccatcagacttttaTCTATTTCTAAAACTAAAACTGCTATTTCAgataccctaaccctaacatgcagaGGATGACtctctgaacagccaagaaaaggagttctaaaGTGACACACCGCTAATAAAAGTGTacagatactgaaggggattatgttgaaaaatgatacaatatgtccggcaaaaattcaaatccttcaatatgagggtcataacttatcaatcagccctcgtaaaAGAAAGATTCATCTTTTTGCATTAcaaattataaagttatataactAAAACGGGCGAAGTGTCATTTGCATTTAACAAACTTCATTATAGAGTGATGCAATTAAACGGATATTCTCTTCCGCTCTCTTCTATGTCGGAGCAGCAGTAGATTATAATTAACGTTTCCATAAATAGAAATTAGTTTAGCATCCATATAATATGGTAAACAAAGTCTTTGTTGCGTgatgtcacatttcattttaataaataacaaaaccaATACTTTACCATACGGTTTTTCGTGACAGCAGTATCTTTGCAATTTCCGTAACACACTTTTTCCATGGCATAACAATTCTATTGTAGGGTTGCGCAGTCGGACAGGCGCAGAAAAAATGGGTGCGTTATGCTAATACGGCATGCACCTACTTACTTTGTGTCATCATACACAACGAGTATAGAAAACAGTTTGAACACAAATAAAAGgttttaaaattatttgcttcaatatatttcattttgtcgctattgtttaaataatgataattttcaCAAGATGTGGCGgatgttaaaaggacgttaaacaaaacaaaccataCCAAACCTAAGAAGAGGCGGGGGTTCTTGATTGCCGGTGTCAAATCAAGACAAtgtttcaatattatttatacTAAGGTTTGTACAATTTCCATTTCTGTGGACAATAAATTGTCCGAGATTTATAAAAACACTAAAATCTAAATATCCGACCATCCTCTACACATTGTCTTCATTACATTCCCGTTTCCATTTCAGGTTCATATCCATCAGGATGACACCGTACACGATAGGGACAGCTCGTCATATATTTGGCAGTATTATAATGGCCAATGTCCTGATTACGTTTACGGTTATCTATGGACATTTAATGGAATCACTTGGCACCAAAATTCCAAACACAGAAATCGCCTCAACAGAATTGAAATCAAATGTACGTAATGTATTTACTAGCAGTAAAGACCACAACACGGAGACTTGCCATTTTCCAAACCTAGAGCCTTATGGACCTAACGTTAAACAATTCATTTCAGTACGAAAACATCATAAATGTCACCATTGGAATCTTATAACGTACCAGGACGAGTTCAGAATAATCGTTAATAAAACGATGATCAAGaattattatcaaacattttcaaaatgttcgTATCAACCATACATCAAAACGGTCGGGGATGAGAATGAAACTACGTTTTTAAAAGacaaatttctttattttaccGAATTCATCATTGCAACTGAtgaattttgtttaattgtctGCTTCAATAAAAACGATACAATTCTAACTCAGCAGCATTTTGCTTTTGTAATCAGGAACGAAACTTTACTTAAACTGAGACAAAAATCTAGATCTGTCAAAACAGACAGAAAGCTGACGATGAAAAGACCCATGGATGTTGTCATGATTGGTCTGGAATCGACATCTCGACTGAACTTCATTCGTCATATGAATTTTACAAAGAGTTTCCTGGAGCAGGAATTGTCCACAGTGGAACTTTTAGGGTACAATAAGGCAGGATTGAATACGTTACCAAACATTGTCCCGATGTTGTTAGGTCTCACAATAGAGAAAATAAACGACACCGGAGGATTCTTTGACCAATATCCATTTATCTGGAAAGACTTCATGAAGGCCGGCTACATGACTTTTATTGGTGAAGACGATTCGTCTATTTCTACCTTTAAGTATTTGTAAACACAGATACTTACTGATAGAACCATAATGCCAGCAAAAACAGAACGAAGATATATTCTATAGTATTAACGGAATGtttaataatgaaaacatattCTACCATAGTATTGAAACTTTGTTTTTGGGTCAACTGTATGTAACTCTCGATTCGAACTGGACAACCATATTTATTGCCATGGAGTTGGTTGCTTGTCAACCAATTAAAGATGAATATTTACTGACAATTATATTTAATCGATTGAACAGTTCCTTTGAAGTCGTTATGTCAACAACCTTACAAACAAAGACTTAACACGAATTCCCAGTCAAAGGGCCACTGGGACGACTTACAGGATCGGGCAATCGGGGTATTGATTGTAAATTGGTATATGTAAACTGCTATCAGCCAAGTTTGATAAACAACGATCACTCTTGGGTGGGATGaaaggatttttattgttttcttatGATGAATATCTAATTCTCCAAATCTGAATGTACATTATTACGTAGGAAAGTCTTATTCACTTTCTCCTGAAATTATTCAATGTAAGTTATTTCTGATCCAGATTCCTTCATAATGTCCTAGATTACGCAGAACCAAAAACGATATTTACAAGAGAGATTTTAACAGGATCGGACAGAAGCCGGTGGCTTACGTTAGATGTCATATTCCATCATGGTCAACTTCATGGACAAATGAAACATCAATTTTGGTCGCTTCATTAAGTCCAGTccagtagaaattgaaatattttgtattgaaaggtTCTAATGTCTTTTGTTCAATCTTTAGTACTGAATGACATGAACACTGATCTGTACCCGTTAGGGAATGGTCCTTTCAAGATGAGGTACCAAATATTATGGCGTACAAAAGGTAATAACCTCTTATCTATAAACACACTGTGACCAAAACAAGAACCACGTCTTGCTAAGAATTGGGTGAATTGCTTAACTCGGCATCAAGGCACGGTTAAGCTTGATATTTTGCTCATATCTAATAATTAAACAAGTCAAATACTTATCTTCATTGTTTACGTTACAGACTGGTTTTAAAAACTGTGCAAGTATTGACTGGagtgaatgaaatattttacaggATAGAAGTTTTGGCATTTTTTGTCATTCATCATTTGATATAGAGATGATCTTCCAAGCGTAAAATTCTATTTATCACGTAAATACTATTTATGAGAATATAAGCAAAGCACATTCAATTTCCGTTCAATTTTCGATCTAAAAGAGGCTAAATTCAGCTCGGATGAGACGTTTCCGTCTACCCAGACATTCATGCGACGTCACAcatttattatgacgtcacaacagTGTTAATACACATGTGTCTTATGATGTTGATGAAATTGTCGTATGACATGGCAGAATgggccagttatgtgataaatatatactcTCTAACGGAGCTGCAAATCAATATTCTAGGACTTAACGCACTACCACTGGAAAGACAGGCTACCcgacaaaatttcaaaattcaaaaatagacTGTTGGCAGTAATGAGAAATTGGTATTAAATCATTCATAACAATTGTATGACGTACGTCAATTATTCATTATTCTGACATCATAGTGCATGTCAGCTGTCGTATCCTACCCCGCATGAGATAAAGATatgtttccatagcaaccacgGGAACATCTTGTGCAGTAAGTGAGAATAATAGAATCGTTCACCTCCTTGGGGGtaagacaggggaatctcaacccgaggggaagattcctaagttgccaaacacgaggcttgccgagtgtttggcagcttaattatcttacctcgatggttgagattcccctgtctcacttccatgggggtgaataattatttttctcttaccctgtttaccctcttatgtatctaatattgacgttacatcaatgcaaggaaatgttgacgtgacgtgattgaattgtcgacgtgacgtcattgtactgttgccgtgatgtcatggtattgttgacgtgacgaaatacaattgttgagaatgtgagaagagcacgtgtagcttgtctttttcctagggtgagataagaaaatctcaccccggtaaaactgcggatatccctgtccagggtaagagaaaataaATTCTACGATAGCAGCATAACATAAAAGACCAATTGATAAGTCTTAGTAAAGAAACAATGCAAGATTACATGATCTCCAcaactattttatttttactacAAAGACAGTACAGGGTGTATGTACAAACGTTCACTAAGCTTTTCTTGGTAATAATTTGTACCAACGGTGTCAGAAATCACCTCAATGACACTTAATTACCtaacaaacacaaaacattcGCCCGGAAGTGTTTACATCCCAAGGGAAATCTGATTACGGTACATCATTCCAACAGCGCACTTATTTCTAAGTATCTAAAAACTGGTTTAAAGGGAATATTCCTTTGACAAGTCAAGCTCGAATTTCATTTCACTATTTTAACTTTAAAAGTTTGCCGATGTTTTATATTCATGTCATAATTTTGTGTTACTATTAATTTAAATGGAAACCTAATCTGTAGATTGGTTTAGTGACCTTCGCTTTAGATTGTATGAGATATATCTGAAACATAAATTTACCTGCAAGTGACTATCTTGATTTTCCTTTCCTTAAAAGATTTTACTGCATTCTAAGAAATCTAGAAGCATCTAATTGTATCCATAGTTTGTTTTAATCCAGGTCTCGAATCCAACATGACCACCCACGAATCTCTCTCCTCCAGTAAACCACTTAGATTTCGCGAACACCCTATCTCGCTAACTTACCTCTTCAGGCATATTCTGAATATCTGATTTCGCGAACACCTTATCTCGCTAACTTACCTCTTCAGGCACGTAGACTTAGAATATAGATGAATTGACTCAGTATCGGTAACCCTTATCTTTACCGACTTTATGGTGTTATTTTGGTACAGTAAATCGCGAGGTTAACTCCTCGCGTATTGACACGAAAATAAATatcacgcgaaatataagtgcTTTACAGTACCAACAGTCACATTCGCGACATCAAGTTTGTTGATTTCTGGCAAAAGTGTTGAATAGAACGGTTGCTTTATATGTAGAATCATCAGTGAGGATAATGAATCTTTTAGCAGTATATAGATAATCCGCGCATTCCTCTTCAGGAAATTTTTAAAGGGGATTCTTATGATGTAGTCAGAAAGGCTCTTTCTGACGACAATAACAATATTGTTCTAAAACAGCGACATCCTTATGATTGGAAACACAACCAGATTGTCCGCCAAATTTATTTGTACGTAATATATCCCCAAGTATGAAGAACTGTTCTTGATGATACCGAGCAGTAACCTCAAATTCGACATGATGACTTTGACAATCCATTGTGATATGTCACGAACAATTTTTGATTCAGTTGAATACGCATGGAAAAAAGCCTGACATGTACAGAATTGATTTGGTATTTTCAAATCGTCACATGTCCTATTGGTGCTAATGGTCCTAAGAAGACTGGTTCCATATTTTCCTGTGATCCGCGGCGACATATTACCTTTACCAAATTCTATTATATCTTGGAGTGTAGCATAAATATCGACATTACTGGTTAATTTATTTCTATTCAATTTAAGGTTTTCGTACAAATCACTTTGTTCTTTACGAAACCAACGCGGAACAGAAACATAAAACGCAGGTAAATTTTCCTCTAATCGACCCTGATATGTATTCCTGACTGGACCAAATCTACTGCCATGGTCACCAAATACAATTAGTACGGTGTTGTCAAGAAGACCACGGGAGTTCAGATCCTAAAGCGTCCGTACCAGAGGGAGATCTACTGTGCCTAGTCCGTTATGGTCGTCATGAGATGGTTTACTTATAAACGAAAACGTAAACTTAGGGACGTCATgatatgttttgataaaatctgataatttatcaaatatagTTTGTAACACCAGAACATTCCCAGAGCAAAGTCTATTTCCTCCATTTGTTGTCTCTAGTCCCAACACAAATGGTCGCAGATAGTAGTCCATCGGGGCCCATTTAAAACCGTGAGCCAAATACTTAAAGGTAGAAATAGACGAATCGTCTTCACCAATAAAAGTCATGTAGCCGGCCTTCATGAAGTCTTTCCAGATAAATGGATATTGGTCAAAGAATCCTCCGGTGTCGTTTATTTCCTCTAGTGTGAGACCTAACAACATCGGGACAATGTTTGGTAACGTATTCAATCCTGCCTTATTGTACCCTAAAAGTTCCACTGTGGACAATTCCTGCTCTAGGAAACTCTTTGTAAAATTCATATGACGAATGAAGTTCAGTCGAGATGTCGATTCCAGACCAATCATTACAACATCCATGGGTCTTTTCATCGTCAGCTTTCTGTCTGTTTTGACAGATCTAGATTTTTGTCTCAGTTTAAGTAAAGTTTCGTTCCTGATTACCAAAGCAAAATGCTGCCAAGTTAGAATTGTATCATTTTTATTGAAGCagacaattaaacaaaattcaTCAGTAGCAATGATGAATTCGGTAAAATTAAGGAATTTGTCTCTTAAAAACGTATTTTCATTCTCATCCCCGACCGTTTTGATGTATGGTTGATAcgaacattttgaaaatgtttgataataattCTTGATCATCGTTTTATTAACGATTATTCTGAACTCGTCCTGGTACGTTATAAGATTCCAATGGTGACAGTTATGATGTTTTCGTACTGTCATGAATTGTTTAACGTTAGGTCCGTATGGCTCTAGGTTTGGAAAATGGCAAGTCTCCGTGTTGTGGTCTTTACTGCTAGTGTATACATTACGTACATTTGATTTCAATTCGGTTGAGGCGATTTCTGTGTTTGGAACTTTGGTGCCAAGTGATTCCATTAAATGTCCATAGATAACCGTAAACGTAATCAGGACACTGGCCATTATAATACTGCCAAATATATGACGAGCTGTCCCTATCGTGTACGGTGTCATCCTGGTGGATTTGAACCTGAAATGGAATGTAATGAAAACAATGGTGTAGAGAATGGTCgaatatcccccccccccccccccccccgccccccccccctcttttttttttttttataaaatctcGGACAATTGTTTGATCTGTTGTGATAGAGATGTTTTGTTATTGtcaa
Protein-coding regions in this window:
- the LOC117316147 gene encoding uncharacterized protein LOC117316147, which codes for MKRPMDVVMIGLESTSRLNFIRHMNFTKSFLEQELSTVELLGYNKAGLNTLPNIVPMLLGLTLEEINDTGGFFDQYPFIWKDFMKAGYMTFIGEDDSSISTFKYLAHGFKWAPMDYYLRPFVLGLETTNGGNRLCSGNVLVLQTIFDKLSDFIKTYHDVPKFTFSFISKPSHDDHNGLGTVDLPLVRTL